A genomic segment from Patescibacteria group bacterium encodes:
- a CDS encoding glutamine amidotransferase: MSKVAKKSVTILHLYPEELNIYGDRGNIITLTKRLEWRGYQVEVVRAGVGDKIDIKRADLIFGGGGQDRGQIAVGKDLQRHAKALHAAAADGVPMLAICGTYQLFGRGFTTLEGETIPGIALFQARTIGSTQRMIGNVSIDTTFGRLEGFENHSGRTLLEEGQVAFGSVVRGFGNDGTSGNEGAVVNNVYGTYLHGPVLPKNPDFADALILAALKRSQGVQSLEPLDDTIERAAASSAAARPQ, translated from the coding sequence ATGAGTAAGGTAGCTAAAAAATCGGTCACCATCCTTCATCTTTACCCGGAGGAGCTGAACATTTATGGCGATCGTGGCAATATCATTACCCTAACCAAGCGCCTGGAATGGCGCGGGTATCAGGTTGAGGTGGTGAGGGCCGGAGTGGGCGACAAGATCGATATTAAGCGCGCCGACCTCATCTTTGGTGGTGGTGGTCAGGATCGTGGCCAGATTGCGGTTGGCAAAGACCTACAGCGCCACGCCAAGGCCTTGCACGCGGCCGCTGCCGACGGAGTCCCAATGCTAGCCATTTGCGGTACTTACCAGCTGTTTGGGCGTGGCTTTACCACCCTAGAGGGGGAGACCATACCCGGGATTGCGCTGTTCCAGGCTCGCACCATTGGCAGCACGCAACGGATGATAGGCAATGTCAGTATCGATACCACCTTTGGGCGACTGGAGGGTTTTGAAAACCATAGTGGTCGAACCTTGCTCGAAGAGGGTCAGGTGGCGTTTGGCTCGGTGGTGCGCGGTTTTGGTAATGATGGCACGAGCGGCAATGAGGGGGCGGTGGTTAACAACGTTTACGGCACCTATTTGCATGGCCCGGTCTTGCCCAAGAATCCGGACTTTGCTGATGCTCTGATTTTGGCGGCGCTTAAGCGTTCGCAAGGCGTTCAGTCGCTTGAGCCACTTGATGACACCATTGAGCGAGCGGCTGCCAGCAGCGCCGCCGCCCGACCCCAGTAG
- a CDS encoding DUF1727 domain-containing protein yields the protein MNSGMPITLTVLIAKTLLNLSRLVGRGGGSALPGLVAEKLDPQIGTKLASRIPRGSIIVTGTNGKTTTSKMLAKVLSDSGESLVANRAGSNLSRGIVSALIEHISVSGHYKDTVGLFEVDEAAMPAVAAMLQPRAIVVLNLFRDQLDRYGELDTTAKLIGKGIAATEAQLYLNADDPLVASLAQYAPKDQSVVYFGIDEVPTTKLAHDVTADSNTCPVCGRALDYNKAFFGHIGHYRCPAGHFGRPQPSLDANKIKLNDRSASFQVRLSDTDDCHQAKIFLPGLYNIYNALAATVVAQGFGVAIDSALESLSRVQAAFGRVEVLSVGTKQLYLLLVKNPTGFNQIIHTFLLKNKQQNILFIINDNFADGRDISWLWDVAFEELTAQSHVIDVAGLRADDMALRLKYADMPVRHNHHQLSKALNQFIDQLPENGTGYIVPTYTAMLESRKKLGRRVKLSGVWE from the coding sequence ATGAATAGCGGTATGCCAATCACCCTAACCGTCCTTATTGCTAAAACCCTGCTCAATCTGAGTCGATTGGTCGGACGCGGCGGCGGCTCGGCTCTACCTGGTTTAGTGGCCGAAAAGCTAGATCCCCAGATTGGCACCAAGCTCGCCAGTCGCATCCCTCGAGGCAGCATTATCGTGACCGGTACCAATGGTAAAACCACCACCAGTAAGATGTTGGCTAAGGTGCTTAGCGACAGCGGGGAGTCGCTGGTTGCCAATCGGGCCGGCTCCAACCTGAGTCGCGGCATTGTTTCGGCCTTAATTGAACACATTTCTGTTTCGGGGCATTACAAAGACACGGTTGGGTTGTTCGAAGTTGATGAGGCCGCCATGCCGGCGGTGGCGGCGATGCTGCAGCCCCGCGCGATTGTGGTGCTCAATCTTTTTCGTGATCAGCTTGATCGTTACGGCGAGCTTGATACCACTGCCAAGCTAATTGGAAAGGGAATTGCTGCCACGGAGGCTCAACTTTACCTCAATGCTGACGATCCGCTGGTTGCCAGCCTGGCGCAGTATGCCCCAAAGGATCAGTCGGTTGTTTACTTTGGAATCGATGAGGTTCCTACAACAAAATTGGCGCACGATGTTACCGCAGATTCAAATACCTGCCCTGTATGCGGTCGCGCATTGGATTATAACAAGGCCTTTTTTGGCCACATCGGCCACTACCGTTGCCCGGCTGGTCACTTTGGTCGCCCCCAGCCCTCGCTAGACGCAAATAAGATTAAACTCAACGACCGTAGCGCTAGTTTTCAGGTTAGATTGAGCGATACCGACGATTGCCATCAAGCCAAGATATTTCTGCCTGGGCTATACAATATATACAATGCTTTGGCCGCTACGGTGGTGGCTCAGGGCTTTGGGGTGGCAATCGATTCCGCACTTGAATCGTTGTCGCGAGTCCAGGCCGCTTTTGGTCGGGTTGAGGTTCTAAGTGTTGGCACCAAGCAGCTTTATTTGCTGCTAGTTAAGAATCCAACCGGCTTTAACCAAATAATCCATACCTTTTTGTTGAAAAATAAACAACAAAATATTCTATTTATTATCAACGATAACTTTGCCGATGGGCGGGACATTTCGTGGCTGTGGGATGTGGCGTTTGAGGAGCTTACCGCCCAAAGTCATGTAATTGACGTGGCTGGTTTACGCGCCGATGACATGGCTCTGCGTTTAAAGTACGCCGATATGCCGGTTCGCCATAATCATCACCAACTTTCTAAGGCATTGAACCAATTTATTGATCAACTTCCCGAAAACGGCACCGGCTACATTGTACCGACCTACACCGCGATGCTAGAGTCGCGTAAAAAACTGGGGCGCAGGGTTAAATTATCGGGGGTGTGGGAATGA
- the miaA gene encoding tRNA (adenosine(37)-N6)-dimethylallyltransferase MiaA has translation MVATVRVRPSQGSDLAKGPTSLVVVVGPTASGKSALAMQFAQRFNGEIIAADSRTIYRGMDIGTAKPAAAEQKQIRHHLLDVVDPDQPFSAADFQEQANQAIANIQARGKLPIMVGGTGLYVDSVIYNYSFKSGRAAQPNPALVALSLAELQARAEDLGISLNHSDWHNPRRLIRAIEANGQPPTKQELRPNTLILGMSIDMVELEARIATRVNQMVEHGLLNEVEALLKRYQPDSEAMTGIGYRSFAAVAAGQMTVEQAIDDTVKDTKRYAKRQMTWFKRNSDIRWAHNQTEAEVQVSEFLAQAV, from the coding sequence ATGGTGGCCACAGTGAGGGTCCGACCTAGCCAAGGGTCCGACCTAGCCAAGGGTCCGACCTCCCTCGTGGTTGTTGTCGGCCCGACCGCTAGCGGCAAGAGCGCTCTGGCCATGCAGTTCGCCCAGCGCTTTAATGGCGAAATTATCGCCGCCGACTCCCGGACTATCTACCGCGGTATGGATATTGGCACCGCTAAACCAGCCGCTGCCGAGCAGAAGCAGATACGGCATCATCTTTTGGATGTGGTTGATCCGGACCAGCCCTTTTCGGCAGCCGATTTCCAGGAGCAAGCGAATCAGGCCATCGCCAACATTCAGGCTCGCGGCAAGCTGCCAATTATGGTTGGCGGAACCGGCCTGTATGTTGATTCGGTAATTTATAACTACTCGTTTAAGAGCGGCCGGGCGGCCCAGCCAAATCCTGCGCTGGTGGCTTTAAGTCTGGCCGAGCTGCAGGCTCGGGCTGAAGATCTCGGTATATCGCTGAACCATAGCGACTGGCATAATCCTCGCCGGTTGATTCGGGCAATCGAGGCTAATGGTCAGCCGCCTACGAAACAGGAGCTGCGCCCAAACACCTTAATCCTTGGAATGAGTATTGATATGGTTGAGCTGGAGGCCCGCATCGCCACGCGAGTTAACCAGATGGTTGAACATGGCTTGCTCAATGAGGTTGAAGCACTGCTAAAGCGCTACCAGCCAGACAGTGAGGCAATGACCGGTATTGGTTATCGTAGCTTTGCCGCCGTCGCAGCGGGCCAGATGACAGTTGAGCAGGCGATTGATGACACCGTTAAAGACACCAAGCGCTACGCTAAGCGCCAGATGACCTGGTTTAAGCGTAATTCGGACATCCGGTGGGCGCATAATCAAACCGAAGCCGAGGTACAGGTGTCGGAATTCCTAGCGCAAGCGGTATAA
- a CDS encoding cysteine methyltransferase yields MSSEQLGAEFAQSVYELVARIPKGRVMTYGQIAALCGSPRAARVVGQVAHWGPPELPWQRVVNKQGGLAGGYTSGGREAHRRDLEADGVAVSDDYKVDVDALLWWPQ; encoded by the coding sequence ATGAGCTCTGAGCAGCTTGGGGCTGAATTTGCTCAGTCGGTATATGAACTTGTAGCTCGCATACCCAAGGGTAGAGTAATGACCTACGGCCAGATTGCGGCGCTATGTGGCAGCCCGCGGGCCGCTAGGGTGGTGGGGCAGGTGGCGCACTGGGGTCCGCCCGAGCTACCGTGGCAGCGAGTGGTAAACAAGCAGGGAGGACTAGCCGGCGGCTACACCAGCGGTGGCCGTGAGGCTCATCGGCGCGACTTAGAAGCCGATGGCGTGGCGGTAAGCGACGACTACAAGGTTGATGTTGACGCGCTGCTATGGTGGCCACAGTGA